A part of Propioniciclava coleopterorum genomic DNA contains:
- a CDS encoding extracellular solute-binding protein, with protein sequence MPDKYKDANGFWNGVYVGALGFCSNAKVLKEKGVEIPTSWDALLDPKLKSQVSTAHPSTSGTAFTTLWTQVVLRGGEDQGLEFMKKMHSNVLQYTKSGTAPGQIAGRGEAAVGLVFSHDCVLYKERGMTDLEVSFPKEGTGYEVGGVAVVKGGPNNAAAKAYANWALSAEAQEIGPTVGSYQLHTNPKAKSDPRMVDLSTIKLVDYNFEKAAAAKKQLTARFDAEVAAQPKS encoded by the coding sequence ATCCCCGACAAGTACAAGGACGCCAACGGCTTCTGGAACGGCGTCTACGTCGGCGCCCTGGGGTTCTGCTCCAACGCCAAGGTGCTGAAGGAGAAGGGCGTCGAGATCCCGACCTCCTGGGACGCGCTGCTCGACCCCAAGCTGAAGTCGCAGGTCTCCACCGCGCACCCGTCGACCTCCGGCACGGCCTTCACGACGCTGTGGACGCAGGTCGTCCTGCGCGGCGGTGAGGACCAGGGCCTCGAGTTCATGAAGAAGATGCACTCCAACGTGCTGCAGTACACCAAGTCCGGCACCGCCCCGGGCCAGATCGCCGGGCGCGGCGAGGCGGCCGTGGGCCTGGTCTTCAGCCACGACTGCGTCCTGTACAAGGAGCGCGGCATGACCGACCTGGAGGTGTCGTTCCCCAAGGAGGGCACCGGCTACGAGGTCGGCGGCGTCGCCGTCGTCAAGGGCGGCCCGAACAACGCCGCCGCCAAGGCCTACGCCAACTGGGCGCTGTCGGCCGAGGCGCAGGAGATCGGCCCGACGGTCGGCTCCTACCAGCTCCACACCAACCCGAAGGCGAAGTCCGACCCGCGCATGGTGGACCTGAGCACCATCAAGCTCGTCGACTACAACTTCGAGAAGGCCGCCGCGGCCAAGAAGCAGCTCACCGCGCGCTTCGACGCCGAGGTCGCCGCCCAGCCGAAGTCGTAA